A window of Chryseobacterium aquaeductus genomic DNA:
TATCCGGAGCATTAAGCAGATTGATGGCGGTTGTAGAAGCTTATCCTAATTTGAAAGCAGATCAGCAATATATTAATTTCCAGAGAGAATATACTGCAATTGAAAATAGCATCAGAACAGAAACTGTTTACTATAATGGTGCAGCTCAGGAATACAATACTACAATCAAGACTTTCCCGAATAATATCTTGGCAAATTTTACCAATTTTAAAGAAAAACCATACTTCAAGGCAGCTGCAGGAGCAGAAAAAGCACCTGAAGTATTTACAGAATAATGAGCCAATATCTCACAGATCAACAAATAGCTTCCCTCGTGGAAGCTATAAAGTCGGCAGAAGATCATTCTACCGGAGAAATCAGAGTGCATATAGATTCTACTACAAACAGAAATAATGCAGAAACGGCTTATGAAGTCTTCAATGAACTTTGTAAAGATAAAACCAGAGAAAAAAACGCTGTTCTTTTTCATGTAAACTTCGAGCAAAAATACCTGACCATCATTGGTGACACGGGTATTCATGCAGAAGTACATCAATCTTATTGGGATCATCTGCACGATTTTATCACCTCAGAATTTGCAAAGGGTAACTTTCATAAAGCCTTAAAAAGTGCAATTCTAGAAACCGGCCTCGAACTCAAAAAACATTTTCCCGTAACAGGAGAAAACCACAACGAACTTCCCAATGAGATTACGTTCTCTTAAAATACTATCTACATTATTACTTATTTGCTTTTACAGTTTTGTATCTGCACAATATACTATTCCTGCAAAGCCATCAGTTTTGTATCCTGTATACGACGAGGGCAATTTGCTGACGAGCCAGGAGAAAAATGAACTCAACAACAAGCTCATAAAATTTGCAGA
This region includes:
- a CDS encoding TPM domain-containing protein — encoded protein: MSQYLTDQQIASLVEAIKSAEDHSTGEIRVHIDSTTNRNNAETAYEVFNELCKDKTREKNAVLFHVNFEQKYLTIIGDTGIHAEVHQSYWDHLHDFITSEFAKGNFHKALKSAILETGLELKKHFPVTGENHNELPNEITFS